In Nocardia sputorum, a single genomic region encodes these proteins:
- a CDS encoding cobyrinate a,c-diamide synthase — MRAVVVAAPASGSGKTTVATGLVGALRRVGHRVAPFKVGPDYIDPGYHGLAAGRPGRNLDPVLVGTQRVVPLFRHGARGCDLAVVEGVMGLFDGRIDENHSGPVAEGSTAQVAALLGAPVVLVVDARGHSQSLAALLHGFATFDSGVRLGGVILNRVGSERHDQVLRAACDRVGLPVLGSLPRMADLEVPSRHLGLIPAVEHGAAATAAVAAMTDLVAAHVDLHAVAALARSSVTGPAWDPAAAVRGLEGTGGVSTAASVPMASASPDDAVHQETSTLLGGAGDDEASTFVGGGGDSRVSIERAADSALTADREGPLIAVAGGPAFTFGYAEHRELLVAAGAQVVVFDPLHDELPTGTAGLVLPGGFPEEHAAELAANSGLLRAVAAAARHGMPVHAECAGLLYLTRSLDGHPMAGVVEADAAFGPRLTLGYRDAVALADSPLWRAGERVRGHEFHRTCLVSAPPRSPAWGWLGSAGERVREGALNGNVHASYLHTHPAGNPEAVLRFVTAAARFASSRAPS, encoded by the coding sequence CGTTGCGGCGGGTGGGGCATCGAGTGGCGCCGTTCAAGGTTGGGCCGGATTACATCGATCCGGGGTATCACGGGCTGGCAGCGGGGCGGCCGGGGAGAAATCTGGATCCGGTGCTGGTGGGGACGCAGCGGGTGGTGCCGTTGTTCCGGCACGGTGCGCGGGGGTGCGACCTCGCTGTGGTCGAGGGCGTGATGGGGCTGTTCGACGGCCGGATCGATGAGAACCACTCCGGTCCGGTGGCGGAGGGGTCGACGGCGCAGGTGGCGGCCCTGTTGGGGGCGCCGGTGGTGCTGGTGGTGGACGCGCGGGGGCACAGCCAGAGCCTTGCGGCGCTGCTGCACGGATTCGCCACCTTCGACAGCGGCGTCCGGCTCGGGGGTGTGATCCTGAACCGGGTGGGCAGCGAACGGCACGATCAGGTGCTGCGCGCCGCCTGCGATCGTGTCGGCCTGCCCGTGCTCGGATCGTTGCCGCGGATGGCGGACCTCGAGGTGCCGTCCCGGCATCTCGGCCTGATCCCCGCCGTGGAACACGGTGCGGCCGCGACGGCCGCGGTGGCGGCGATGACCGATCTCGTCGCCGCGCACGTGGACTTGCACGCGGTCGCCGCACTCGCGCGCTCGTCGGTCACCGGACCGGCGTGGGATCCGGCCGCCGCCGTGCGTGGTCTCGAAGGAACCGGAGGGGTATCCACCGCGGCGTCCGTCCCGATGGCGTCGGCATCTCCGGATGACGCCGTTCACCAGGAGACATCGACGTTGCTAGGGGGAGCCGGTGACGATGAGGCGTCGACGTTCGTCGGCGGGGGTGGGGACTCCCGCGTCTCCATCGAGCGCGCCGCCGACAGCGCGCTCACCGCGGATCGGGAGGGGCCGCTGATCGCCGTCGCCGGTGGCCCGGCGTTCACGTTCGGCTATGCCGAGCATCGTGAGCTGTTGGTGGCCGCGGGGGCACAGGTGGTGGTGTTCGATCCGCTGCACGACGAATTGCCGACCGGGACTGCGGGATTGGTGCTGCCGGGTGGTTTCCCCGAAGAACACGCCGCGGAGCTGGCCGCCAATTCCGGCCTGTTGCGGGCAGTGGCCGCAGCCGCGCGGCACGGGATGCCGGTGCACGCCGAATGCGCCGGGCTGTTGTATCTGACCCGTTCGCTGGACGGGCATCCGATGGCCGGGGTGGTGGAGGCCGACGCCGCGTTCGGACCGCGCCTGACCCTCGGATACCGGGACGCTGTCGCGCTGGCCGACTCGCCGTTGTGGCGGGCCGGGGAGCGGGTCCGTGGCCACGAATTCCACCGCACGTGCCTGGTGTCCGCGCCGCCACGAAGTCCGGCGTGGGGCTGGCTCGGCAGCGCGGGAGAGCGCGTGCGTGAGGGCGCGCTGAACGGCAACGTGCACGCCTCGTACCTGCACACCCACCCGGCGGGGAATCCCGAGGCGGTGCTGCGATTCGTCACGGCGGCAGCGCGGTTCGCGAGCTCTCGTGCCCCCAGCTGA
- a CDS encoding cobalamin biosynthesis protein produces the protein MPPAEVVVGIGLRRGTSADTIRAALREGVADHRIAGLATIARRRAEPGLLAVAADLQVPLRSFSAEELSVVAVPNPGDRTRTAVGTASVAEAAALLATGGGPLVLPKRVVHGVVLAAALYRR, from the coding sequence GTGCCCCCAGCTGAGGTCGTCGTCGGCATCGGCCTGCGACGGGGCACTTCGGCCGACACGATCCGCGCCGCACTGCGCGAGGGCGTCGCAGATCACCGAATCGCGGGCCTGGCCACCATCGCGCGGCGCCGGGCCGAACCCGGACTGCTCGCTGTCGCCGCGGACCTTCAGGTCCCGCTGCGGTCTTTCTCCGCCGAGGAACTGTCGGTCGTCGCGGTGCCCAACCCCGGAGACCGGACCCGAACGGCCGTCGGCACGGCGAGCGTCGCGGAGGCCGCGGCGCTGCTTGCCACCGGAGGCGGGCCGCTGGTGCTGCCCAAGCGCGTCGTGCACGGCGTGGTGCTCGCGGCCGCGCTGTACCGGCGGTAG
- a CDS encoding phosphotransferase family protein: protein MADDPDPAQRQQLTVSERDLETLAGDLARWLRTKVESDDLPRISDLSRPQSGGMSSTSLLFDAEWTAAGHTERGSFVARMAPEAGSFPVFETYDLATQYQVMAGVAAATDVPVPGLCWLENDEKPLGAPFFVMRRVEGRIPTDNPPYVFVGWLFDATPAERLRLTHNTVEVIARIHGIPDPAALFPMLNGPGDSLRRHVEAQRSWYRWALADDGFEIPLIERSFAWLDEHWPADPGPDVLSWGDARPGNIIYRDFDPVAVLDWEMAALAPRELDLGWVIFIHRFFQDLATRFGQPGLPDFLRRDDVVSKYEALTGHAVRDLDFYIVYAALRHAIVMARIKRRMIHFGEDTDTPDRDDYVMHRASLEALLDGTYEWD from the coding sequence ATGGCCGACGATCCGGACCCGGCACAGCGACAGCAGCTGACCGTCAGCGAACGCGACCTCGAGACGCTCGCCGGGGACCTGGCGCGCTGGCTACGGACGAAAGTCGAGTCGGACGACCTGCCGCGGATCTCCGATCTGTCGCGTCCGCAGTCCGGGGGCATGTCCAGCACGTCGCTCCTGTTCGACGCCGAGTGGACCGCCGCGGGGCACACGGAGCGCGGGTCGTTCGTCGCGCGGATGGCGCCCGAAGCCGGGTCCTTCCCGGTCTTCGAGACCTACGACCTGGCCACCCAATACCAGGTGATGGCGGGCGTAGCCGCGGCCACCGACGTGCCCGTGCCGGGCTTGTGCTGGCTGGAGAACGACGAGAAGCCGCTGGGCGCACCGTTCTTCGTGATGCGCCGCGTCGAGGGGCGGATACCGACCGACAACCCGCCGTACGTGTTCGTCGGCTGGCTGTTCGACGCCACCCCCGCCGAACGTCTGCGGCTCACGCACAACACCGTCGAGGTGATCGCCAGAATCCACGGCATCCCCGACCCCGCGGCGCTGTTCCCGATGCTGAACGGACCCGGCGATTCGCTGCGCAGGCACGTCGAGGCGCAGCGCTCGTGGTACCGCTGGGCGCTCGCCGACGACGGCTTCGAGATCCCTTTGATCGAACGAAGTTTCGCCTGGCTGGACGAGCACTGGCCCGCCGACCCGGGTCCGGACGTGCTGAGCTGGGGTGACGCCCGCCCAGGCAACATCATCTACCGCGACTTCGACCCGGTGGCGGTGCTGGATTGGGAGATGGCCGCGCTCGCGCCGCGCGAGCTCGACCTGGGCTGGGTGATCTTCATCCACCGGTTCTTCCAGGATCTGGCCACCCGCTTCGGTCAGCCCGGGCTCCCGGACTTCCTGCGCCGCGACGACGTGGTGTCGAAATACGAAGCGCTGACCGGTCATGCGGTGCGCGATCTCGACTTCTACATCGTCTACGCCGCGTTGCGGCACGCGATCGTGATGGCACGGATCAAGCGCAGGATGATCCACTTCGGCGAGGACACCGACACGCCGGATCGCGACGACTACGTCATGCACCGGGCAAGCCTGGAAGCGCTGCTCGACGGAACCTACGAATGGGACTGA
- a CDS encoding DoxX family protein — protein MRTVETEVVSPGIGETATGAERPWSLPARIAFRFVFAYFGLFCVLFAQILFVFTGILSRWLPENAIQWQMRVTNPLVSWVGDHVFGVDAVLREDSGSGDQAAIWLLIFCEFVAAVLITLVWSILDRRRREYTTLRNWFVMFVRLCLGGQMLFYGLAKAIPAQMPAPSLTALLQPYGTMSPASVLWNQVGAAPAYEILLGTAEVLGGLLLFLPRTATAGALLSLVSMAQVFVLNMTYDVPVKILSFHLLLLALIVLAPQAGRLANLLVLERPSEPATQPRLFGSRRANRIAATVQVALGLWVLVSGAHIGWQAWRESGDGAPKPPLYGIWTVGEFTRDGHPTPPLITDEARWRRLIFDREHTTVQKMDDSFLPVVAVIDEAAHTLVLSEAKSPDAEPARWGAFTFTQPATDTLRLTGELNGTPVTLSLDRIDLNSFTLRSRGFHFVQEYPYFR, from the coding sequence GTGCGTACCGTCGAGACGGAGGTGGTGTCGCCCGGTATCGGCGAGACCGCGACCGGTGCCGAGCGGCCCTGGAGCCTGCCCGCCCGGATCGCGTTCCGCTTCGTCTTCGCCTACTTCGGGCTGTTCTGTGTGCTGTTCGCGCAGATCCTCTTCGTGTTCACCGGCATCCTGAGCAGGTGGCTGCCGGAAAACGCGATCCAGTGGCAGATGCGCGTGACGAACCCGCTGGTGAGCTGGGTCGGCGACCACGTCTTCGGCGTGGATGCCGTCTTGCGCGAGGACTCCGGCAGCGGCGACCAAGCCGCCATCTGGCTGCTGATCTTCTGCGAATTCGTCGCGGCGGTGCTGATCACCCTGGTCTGGTCGATCCTCGATCGGCGCCGCCGGGAGTACACGACACTGCGCAACTGGTTCGTGATGTTCGTCCGGCTGTGCCTGGGCGGCCAGATGCTCTTCTACGGTCTCGCCAAGGCGATTCCGGCGCAGATGCCCGCGCCGTCGCTCACCGCGCTCCTGCAACCGTACGGGACGATGAGCCCGGCGTCGGTGCTCTGGAACCAAGTCGGCGCCGCGCCCGCGTACGAAATCCTGCTCGGGACGGCCGAAGTGCTCGGCGGTCTGCTGCTGTTCCTGCCCCGCACCGCGACGGCGGGCGCGTTGCTCAGCCTGGTGAGCATGGCGCAGGTCTTCGTGCTGAACATGACCTACGACGTGCCGGTGAAGATCCTCTCGTTCCACCTGCTGCTGCTCGCGCTGATCGTGCTGGCGCCGCAGGCCGGGCGGCTGGCGAATCTGCTCGTGCTGGAACGCCCGTCCGAACCGGCCACCCAGCCGCGGCTGTTCGGTTCCCGCCGCGCCAACCGGATCGCGGCGACGGTGCAAGTGGCGCTGGGGTTGTGGGTGCTGGTCAGTGGTGCGCACATCGGCTGGCAAGCCTGGCGCGAGTCGGGCGACGGCGCGCCGAAGCCTCCGTTGTACGGCATCTGGACCGTCGGCGAGTTCACCAGGGACGGGCATCCCACGCCGCCGCTGATCACCGACGAGGCCCGCTGGCGGCGGTTGATCTTCGATCGCGAGCACACAACGGTGCAGAAGATGGACGACTCGTTCCTGCCCGTCGTGGCCGTGATCGACGAAGCCGCGCACACCCTCGTCCTGTCGGAAGCGAAGTCGCCGGACGCCGAGCCCGCGCGTTGGGGCGCCTTCACCTTCACCCAGCCCGCCACGGACACGTTGCGCCTCACCGGTGAGCTGAACGGGACACCCGTGACGTTGTCGCTCGACCGGATAGATCTGAACTCCTTCACGCTGCGCAGCCGGGGCTTCCATTTCGTGCAGGAATACCCGTACTTCCGCTGA
- a CDS encoding DoxX family protein: MTEAILDRTEAADAERSGIRPWRATTRVAFRFGFLYFGLFCLVYPSIVPEFLGLTREWLPDWVNSGAARALRPVVEWTGTRVFGTSVTANTASISGDQAYFWVLVFVLLVVAVLATLVWSALDRDRPHYRAVQPWFLLFVRLCLAGQLVAYGMAKAIPTQMPPTPLSRLLEPYGNFSPMAVLWNHIGVSPHYEILLGCAELLGGVLLFVPRTALVGAMLSLVCTTQVFVLDMTYDVPAKILSFHLMLLCLVLLAPEAGRLVHVLVLDRPTGPSTTPPLLRTPRANRIAAAVQIALGVWLVFSNAHIGWERWTEQGAGRPEPPLYGIWAVTEFSVDGKALPPLTTDQLRWQRIVFDRDGASVQRMDGQLVPVLAQVDPGARTLVMVAPPAAVGDRPQPLASFGFDRPGPQRLTLTGTLAGQPVSMALTSVALDDFPLRSRGFHWVQEYPYFR, from the coding sequence GTGACCGAAGCGATCCTCGACCGGACGGAAGCCGCGGACGCGGAGCGTTCCGGTATCCGCCCGTGGCGCGCGACGACACGGGTGGCGTTCCGCTTCGGTTTCCTGTACTTCGGGCTGTTCTGCCTGGTGTACCCGTCGATCGTTCCGGAGTTCCTCGGACTGACGCGCGAATGGCTGCCGGACTGGGTGAACTCCGGCGCCGCCCGCGCGCTGCGCCCGGTGGTCGAGTGGACCGGTACCCGGGTGTTCGGCACATCCGTCACGGCGAACACGGCGTCGATCAGTGGCGACCAGGCCTACTTCTGGGTGCTGGTGTTCGTCCTGCTCGTGGTCGCGGTGCTCGCAACGCTGGTCTGGAGCGCGCTGGATCGGGACCGGCCGCACTACCGGGCCGTGCAGCCGTGGTTCCTGCTGTTCGTGCGGTTGTGCCTGGCCGGGCAGCTGGTCGCCTACGGCATGGCGAAGGCCATCCCCACTCAGATGCCGCCGACGCCGCTGAGCCGGTTGCTCGAGCCCTACGGGAATTTCAGTCCGATGGCGGTGCTCTGGAATCACATCGGGGTGTCGCCGCACTACGAAATCCTGCTCGGCTGCGCGGAATTGCTCGGCGGCGTGCTGCTGTTCGTGCCGCGCACCGCACTGGTGGGCGCGATGCTGAGCCTGGTCTGCACGACACAGGTGTTCGTGCTCGACATGACCTACGACGTGCCCGCGAAGATCCTGTCGTTCCACCTGATGCTGCTGTGCCTGGTGCTGCTGGCCCCGGAGGCCGGGCGTCTGGTGCACGTGCTCGTGCTGGACCGGCCGACCGGACCGTCCACCACGCCGCCGCTACTGCGCACGCCGCGGGCGAATCGGATCGCGGCCGCGGTGCAGATCGCACTCGGGGTGTGGTTGGTGTTCTCGAACGCGCACATCGGCTGGGAAAGATGGACCGAACAGGGGGCAGGACGACCGGAACCTCCGTTGTACGGCATCTGGGCGGTCACCGAGTTCAGCGTGGACGGCAAAGCGCTGCCACCGCTGACCACCGACCAATTGCGTTGGCAGCGCATCGTCTTCGACCGCGACGGGGCCTCCGTGCAGCGGATGGACGGGCAGTTGGTTCCGGTGCTCGCCCAAGTCGATCCCGGTGCGCGCACGCTGGTCATGGTCGCGCCACCGGCGGCCGTCGGCGACCGACCCCAACCCTTGGCGAGTTTCGGATTCGACCGGCCCGGACCCCAGCGGCTGACGTTGACGGGCACGCTGGCCGGACAGCCGGTCTCGATGGCGCTGACCTCGGTCGCGCTCGACGACTTCCCGCTGCGCAGCCGCGGATTCCACTGGGTGCAGGAATATCCGTACTTCCGCTGA
- a CDS encoding nucleoside deaminase, whose amino-acid sequence MLDVAYDEALRGLAEGGIPIGAALFDTGGTLLGRGRNRRVQSGDPSMHAETDAFRAAGRRRDYRGTIMVTTLSPCWYCSGLVRQFGIGAVVVGESQTFSGGHKWLAGHGVAVTVLEDRRCIDLMSRFIAEHPALWHEDIGSADDLEA is encoded by the coding sequence CTGCTCGACGTGGCCTACGACGAGGCGCTGCGCGGACTCGCCGAAGGCGGGATCCCGATCGGCGCCGCCCTCTTCGACACGGGCGGCACGCTGCTCGGGCGCGGGCGTAACCGCCGGGTCCAGTCGGGCGACCCCAGCATGCACGCCGAGACCGACGCCTTCCGCGCGGCGGGACGGCGGCGCGACTACCGCGGCACCATCATGGTCACCACGCTCTCGCCGTGCTGGTACTGCAGCGGCCTGGTCCGCCAGTTCGGCATCGGCGCGGTGGTGGTCGGAGAGTCGCAGACCTTCTCCGGCGGGCACAAATGGCTCGCCGGGCACGGCGTCGCGGTCACCGTTCTGGAGGACCGGCGCTGCATCGATCTGATGAGCCGGTTCATCGCCGAGCATCCCGCGCTGTGGCACGAGGACATCGGGTCCGCCGACGATCTGGAGGCCTGA
- the cobA gene encoding uroporphyrinogen-III C-methyltransferase, whose protein sequence is MPNTSDATQDPPTGDPNYLVGLDLHGRRVVVVGGGSVAQRRLGLLIASGADVHVVSRAVTPAVEGMATSGQITVTLRAYADGDLDGAWYAIACTDEPETNAAVVAEATRRRIFCVRADTARLGTAVTPATARYDGLTLGVLASGQHRRSAAVRNALLEALQSGVVSDDSTPVAPGVALVGGGPGDPDLITVRGRRLLARADLVVADRLAPPELLAELGPEVEVVDAAKIPYGRAMAQEAINNALIEGAKAGKFVVRLKGGDPYVFGRGYEELEACVAAGVPVTVVPGVTSPISVPAAAGIPVTHRGVTHEFVVVSGHVAPDHPDSLVDWPALARLRGTLVLMMAVERIEQFATALLNGGRPAGTPATVIQEGTLRTQRVLRADLGTVAARVRAEGIRPPAIVVIGPTAGFSADAVVPHADSAAG, encoded by the coding sequence GTGCCGAACACGTCAGACGCAACGCAAGACCCGCCGACCGGCGACCCGAACTACCTGGTCGGGCTCGATCTGCACGGACGGCGCGTCGTCGTGGTCGGCGGTGGGTCGGTCGCCCAGCGCCGACTGGGACTGCTGATCGCCTCCGGCGCGGACGTCCACGTGGTGAGCCGCGCGGTCACGCCCGCGGTCGAGGGGATGGCGACCTCCGGGCAGATCACCGTCACGCTGCGCGCTTACGCCGACGGCGACCTCGACGGCGCCTGGTACGCGATCGCGTGCACCGACGAGCCCGAGACCAACGCGGCGGTGGTCGCCGAGGCGACCCGGCGGCGGATCTTCTGCGTGCGTGCCGACACGGCGCGGCTGGGCACCGCGGTCACCCCGGCCACCGCGCGCTACGACGGGCTGACGCTCGGCGTGCTGGCGAGTGGGCAGCACCGGCGCTCGGCGGCCGTGCGCAACGCGTTGCTGGAAGCCCTGCAATCCGGTGTGGTGAGCGACGACTCGACGCCCGTCGCGCCCGGCGTCGCCCTGGTCGGCGGTGGGCCGGGCGACCCCGATCTGATCACCGTGCGGGGGCGGCGGCTGCTGGCCAGGGCGGATCTGGTGGTCGCCGACCGGCTCGCGCCGCCGGAGCTGCTGGCCGAACTCGGCCCGGAGGTCGAGGTGGTCGACGCCGCCAAGATCCCGTACGGGCGGGCGATGGCGCAGGAGGCGATCAACAACGCCCTGATCGAAGGCGCGAAGGCGGGCAAATTCGTGGTGCGGCTCAAGGGCGGCGACCCGTACGTGTTCGGGCGCGGCTACGAAGAACTCGAGGCCTGTGTGGCCGCCGGGGTCCCGGTCACGGTGGTGCCCGGCGTCACCAGTCCGATCTCGGTGCCCGCCGCCGCGGGTATCCCGGTGACCCACCGCGGCGTCACCCACGAGTTCGTGGTGGTGAGCGGGCACGTCGCGCCCGACCATCCGGATTCGCTGGTGGACTGGCCCGCGCTGGCCCGCCTGCGCGGCACCCTGGTGCTGATGATGGCGGTCGAGCGGATCGAGCAGTTCGCCACCGCGCTGCTGAACGGCGGACGCCCGGCGGGCACACCCGCCACCGTCATCCAGGAGGGCACGCTGCGCACCCAGCGTGTGCTGCGCGCCGATCTCGGCACGGTGGCCGCCCGGGTGCGCGCCGAAGGCATCCGCCCGCCCGCGATCGTGGTGATCGGCCCGACCGCCGGTTTCTCCGCCGACGCGGTCGTCCCGCACGCCGACTCGGCGGCAGGATAG
- a CDS encoding MFS transporter, translating to MQYPVTQRAFGLAILVLSGLQLMVVLDGTVVIFALPRLQEEMGLSSAGSAWTVTSYGLTFAGLMLLGGRLGDAFGRKRMLVVGVAVFTLASLLCGLAQNQAMLLAARAFQGAGAAVAAPTAFALVATTFAPGKARNQAIAIVGSMVGIGSVGGLVVGGALTQLSWRWIFLINVPIGALIILGAAYKLADTEHHRSALDIPGAVLGTIACASIVFGATEGPELGWGHPAIIGSLIAGVVLLIVFVALERRVDDPLLPWSLFDSRDRVATFLLIFLAGGVLGAMTFFVAQFMQNVIGYGPLKAGVAAIPFTVGIGIGGAVASKAALYVAPRWLLAGAAVVLGGGLLFGSTLDGEVLYFATLLPLLVVIGFGVGVAMVLSPLCVLVGVPPANIGPLAAVGQMFMNLATPVAIGLLTPIAASRTLSLGGRTEKVAGMTSAEIAALGDGYTLVLFVCALIAFAAGLVALTLRFTPQQLAMAQHAQEEAQQV from the coding sequence ATGCAGTATCCAGTGACGCAGCGGGCCTTCGGGCTCGCGATCCTAGTGCTGAGCGGATTGCAGCTCATGGTCGTGCTCGACGGCACGGTCGTGATCTTCGCGCTGCCGCGGCTGCAAGAGGAGATGGGGTTGTCCAGCGCGGGCAGCGCGTGGACGGTGACCTCCTACGGGCTCACCTTCGCGGGCCTGATGCTGCTCGGCGGCAGGCTCGGCGACGCCTTCGGCCGCAAGCGCATGCTGGTCGTCGGCGTCGCGGTGTTCACGCTGGCCTCGCTGTTGTGCGGGCTCGCGCAGAACCAAGCCATGCTGCTGGCGGCGCGGGCGTTCCAGGGCGCGGGCGCGGCGGTCGCGGCGCCCACCGCGTTCGCTCTGGTGGCGACGACCTTCGCGCCGGGCAAGGCGCGCAACCAGGCGATCGCGATCGTCGGCTCGATGGTCGGCATCGGGTCCGTCGGCGGGCTCGTGGTCGGCGGCGCGCTGACCCAGCTGTCGTGGCGATGGATCTTCCTGATCAACGTCCCGATCGGCGCGCTGATCATCCTTGGCGCGGCCTACAAACTCGCCGACACCGAACACCACCGCTCGGCCCTCGACATCCCGGGCGCCGTGCTCGGCACCATCGCCTGCGCGTCGATCGTGTTCGGCGCCACCGAGGGCCCGGAACTCGGGTGGGGGCATCCGGCGATCATCGGCTCGCTGATCGCGGGCGTCGTGCTGCTGATCGTCTTCGTGGCGCTGGAACGGCGGGTGGACGACCCGCTGCTGCCGTGGTCGCTGTTCGACAGCCGCGACCGCGTCGCCACCTTCCTGCTGATCTTCCTGGCCGGCGGTGTGCTGGGCGCGATGACCTTCTTCGTCGCCCAGTTCATGCAGAACGTCATCGGATACGGTCCGCTCAAGGCGGGCGTCGCGGCGATCCCGTTCACCGTCGGCATCGGCATCGGCGGCGCGGTGGCCTCCAAGGCCGCGCTGTACGTCGCGCCGCGCTGGCTGCTCGCGGGCGCGGCCGTGGTGCTCGGCGGGGGATTGCTGTTCGGTTCGACCCTCGACGGCGAGGTGCTGTACTTCGCGACGCTGCTGCCGCTGCTGGTGGTGATCGGTTTCGGCGTCGGCGTCGCGATGGTGCTCTCGCCGCTGTGTGTGCTGGTCGGCGTGCCGCCGGCCAATATCGGCCCGCTGGCCGCGGTCGGGCAGATGTTCATGAACCTGGCCACGCCGGTGGCGATCGGCCTGCTCACCCCGATCGCCGCTTCTCGCACCCTGTCGCTCGGCGGCCGCACCGAGAAGGTGGCCGGGATGACATCCGCGGAGATCGCCGCGCTGGGCGACGGCTACACCCTGGTGCTGTTCGTCTGCGCCCTCATCGCGTTCGCGGCCGGACTGGTCGCCTTGACGCTGCGCTTCACTCCGCAACAACTGGCCATGGCCCAGCACGCCCAGGAAGAAGCACAGCAAGTGTGA
- a CDS encoding PPOX class F420-dependent oxidoreductase, translating to MTSTAELSEGLKKYLDEEKVFATAATIGPNGQPHLTVIWLKRDGDDLLFSTTTDRQQGKNLARDPRITLLINPPDNPYVYAEIRGSATITPDPEKTLPNELSMKYTGQKYADFNPASVNDGPRIIVRVTPRRVAGRF from the coding sequence GTGACCAGCACCGCAGAACTTTCCGAGGGCCTCAAGAAGTACCTGGACGAAGAGAAGGTCTTCGCCACCGCAGCCACGATCGGACCCAACGGGCAACCGCATCTGACCGTGATCTGGCTGAAGCGCGACGGCGACGACCTGCTCTTCTCCACCACGACCGATCGTCAGCAAGGCAAGAACCTCGCGCGTGACCCGCGCATCACCCTGCTGATCAACCCGCCGGACAACCCGTATGTCTACGCGGAGATCCGGGGCAGCGCGACCATCACGCCCGACCCGGAGAAGACCCTGCCCAACGAACTGTCCATGAAGTACACCGGACAGAAGTACGCGGACTTCAACCCCGCCTCCGTCAACGACGGTCCGCGCATCATCGTGCGCGTCACACCCCGCCGGGTGGCGGGGCGGTTCTGA